TGTTCCACGGCCAGCCGGGCGGCCGCGCGTTCCGCCAGGTGCTGAGCGAGGGCGCCCACCGCCCTGGCGCCGACTGGGCGCTGATCGAGCAGGCGCTGGCGGTCACCGAGCGCGACGCCGATCGCGCCGCAGCGTGATTTCAGTCACATTCCTGACTTGACAAGGCCCGCGGATTCGTCCCGAATGTTCACTTAGATGAACGACGCCGGAGAGCACCCGGAAAAGTTCAGATCGGATTCACCGCGCCAAACCAATCATTTGCAAAGGAAATGTAAAGGCCGGGTCCCGTATCCGGCGCTCCGGATTTACGACTTTTGAACGAATCGCCGTGCTCGGCTAGGATCGCATCGATGTCTTCCGCTCCCTTCCACCGCCGCATTGCCCTGGCCACCTGCGTGGCCCTGGCGGCTGCCCCCCTTTCTGCAGCGATGGCCCAGCAGCCAGCGCGCGGTGGTGGCGGCGAGCCGCGTGCGGCCATGCGCGCGGAAATGATGGATCGTGGTGGCCGTGGCGACGACCGTTCGCTGTCCGATGCCGTGCGCCGGGTGCAGCGCTCCACCGGTGGTCACATCCTGGGTGCCGAGCGCGTGCCGTTCGATGGCCGGGACATCAACCGGGTCAAGTACATGGATGACCGGGGCCGGGTCCGCTACATGGACGACCCCGCCCCGGCACGTTCACAGCCGCGCACGCCGCGGTCGGATATGTCATCACTACGCGGCGATAACCCCTGAACAGGGATAGTTGCCGTAATACACCGTACCCACAGGCCTCCGGGCCACACCCAGGACACTAGGGAGAGTTCATGCGTATCCTTCTGGTCGAAGACGAAGCCCCGCTGCGTGAGACCCTGGCAGCCCGGCTCAAGCGCGAAGGTTTTGCCGTCGATGCTGCACAGGACGGCGAGGAAGGCCTCTATATGGGCCGCGAAGTACCGTTCGACGTCGGCATCATCGACCTGGGCCTGCCCAAGATGTCGGGCATGGAGCTGATCAAGGCCCTGCGCGACGAGGGCAAGAAGTTCCCGGTGCTGATCCTGACCGCGCGTTCGAGCTGGCAGGACAAGGTCGAGGGCCTCAAGCAGGGCGCCGACGATTACCTGGTCAAGCCGTTCCATGTGGAAGAGCTGCTGGCCCGCGTCAACGCGCTGCTGCGCCGCGCCGCCGGCTGGAGCAAGCCGACCCTGGAATGCGGTCCGGTTGCCCTGGACCTGGCAGCGCAGACGGTCAGCGTCACCGGCAGCAATGTCGACCTGACCAGTTACGAGTACAAGGTGCTGGAATACCTGATGATGCATGCCGGTGAACTGGTCTCCAAGGCCGACCTCACCGAGCACATCTACCAGCAGGATTTCGACCGCGACTCGAACGTGCTGGAAGTCTTCATCGGCCGCCTGCGCAAGAAGCTGGACCCGGACGGCGAACTGAAGCCGATCGAGACCGTGCGTGGCCGCGGCTACCGTTTCGCGATCCCGCGCAACGAGGGCTGAGCCTTCCACAAGGCGATAAACGATGTCCGGCCGTCTGTGGTTCTTCCGACGCTGGCGGCCGCGCTCACTGCAGGCGCGCCAGCTGTTCGCCGCGTCCGTGGGTCTGGTCGCGTTCCTGGCCTTGGCCGGTTACGCGCTCGATGCCGCCTTCGCCGACACGGCGAAGGCGAACCTGCGTGAGCGCCTGAAGAACTACGCCACAGCCTACGCAGCCGGCATCGACTTCACCCGCGACCGCTCGCTGTACATCCGCGAGCAGCCGCCGGATCCGCGCTTCGACGTGCCGGGCAGTGGCCTGTACCTGCAGGTGGTGATGCCGGACGGCAAGGGCAATTCAATGTCCGCCGAAGGCCCGATGCTGCCCACCGTGGGCGGCGGCCTGCTGGCCCCGCGCCAGGAAGTGTTCGAAGGCCCGCTGCCGATGATCCAGATCGACGGCAGCCAGGGCTCGGTGTACCGCTACGGCCTGGGCCTGGTGTGGGATGCCGACGCTGACCCCGCCACCGAATTCCCGTACACCATCTACGTGATGGAAGACTCGCGCGCGCTGGGCGCGCAGCTGCGCGTGTTCCGCAGCCGGGTCTGGTTCTACCTGGGCGGCATCGGCCTGATCCTGCTGCTGCTGCAGACGGTCATCCTGCAGTGGAGCCTGCGCCCGTTGCGCCGGGTCATCACCGAGCTGACCAAGGTGCAGCGCGGCGAAACCGAGCGCATGAGCGAACGCCACCCGCGCGAGCTGGAGCCGTTGACCGACAGCATCAACGCCTTCATCGAGAGCGAGCGCGAAAACCTCGAGCGCCAGCGCAACACCCTGGCCGACCTCGCGCACAGCCTGAAGACGCCGATCGCCGTGCTGCGCACGCAGATGGACAGCGGTGCCGGCGATGGCGCCCTGCGCGAGGAACTGGACGTGCAGCTGCAGCGCATGAACAACCTGGTGTCCTACCAGCTGGCACGCGCCGCCTCGTCGGGCCACAAGCTGTTCTCCGCGCCGCTGCCGGTGGAATCCAACGCCGAGGAAATCGTGCGTGGCCTGGAGAAGGTCTACGCGTCGAAGGGCGTGCTCTGCGAATTCGACATCGACCCGGCCGCGCGTTTCCACGGCGAACCGGGCGACCTGCAGGAGCTGCTGGGCAACCTGCTGGAGAACGCCTTCAAGTGGGCCAAGCGCCGCGTGCTGCTGACCGCGCAGCCGCTGCCGGCACCGAACGCGCGCCGCGCCGGCCTGCTGCTGGCGGTGGACGACGATGGCCCGGGCATCGCCCCGGAAGACATCGGCAAGGTGCTGCAGCGTGGCGTGCGCGGCGACGAACGCGTGCAGGGCCACGGCATCGGTTTGTCGATCGTGCAGGACCTGATCAAGGATTACCGCGGCGAACTGCTGGTGGCCCGTTCCAGCGAACTGGGCGGCGCGCGCTTCGAAGTGCGGTTGCCGCCGGGGCCGTAGAGTCGAGCTTGCTCGACTGCCCTTCGATCCGCCGGGCACGGCCCGGCGCTACCGCTCGACGTGCCCCCCAGGTAGCGCCGGGCCATGCCCGGCGTACGGATGAATCAACCGACCATCGCCGGCGGCTCACCATAGAACCGCCGCAGGTGCGCGGCCACCTCTGGCAGCGCCTGCGCCAGCACATCCGGCGCGGAGAAGTGGTACTCGCTGGCCACCGCGAAGAACTCTTCCGGTGCCTCGGCCGCATACGGGTCGATCAGCGTTTCCTCGCCAGCATCCACCTGCGCGCAGAACGCATCGTAGGACTGCTGGAAGGCGGCCGCCCATTCTCGCTGCCACGCACGCGGCAACGGCGGCGTGCCGTCCATCGCGCCATCCAATGCATCCAGCTTGTGCACCATCTCGTGCACGGCCACGCAGTAGCCCTCGTGCGGTTCGGCCAGGTCGGCCTGCACGTCGGCCCAGGACAGGATCAACGGCCCACTGTCCCACGACTCGCCGATCAGTTCGTCATCCCACTCGTGCAGCACGCCGGCCGCATCCATGTGGCTGCGATGCACGCGGAAGGCATCGGGGTAGACGATCAGCTGCGACCAGCCTTCCAGCCCGACCTTGCCAAATTCCAGCAGCGGCAGGCAGCACAGCGCGGCCAGCAGCACGCCGTCGGCCACCTGCAGCTGCAGGTCGCCAATCGGGGTGATGGTCTTCTCATGCAGGAAGCGGGTGGCCAGCACGCGCAGGCGCGCGCGGCGCGCATCGTCCAGGCCCCGCAGCCAGGCGGCGCGGCCGCAGGCCTCATTCCACACTGCATCTTCGATCGGCCGCGGCGCAGGCCGCAGCCACTGCAGCAACGACTTGATCAGCGGAACATACCCGGCAGGTAGCTGTGCCACTTCGGCGCGCGGATGCGCTGCAGCACATCGTCATCGCTGCCGCCGCCACCGCTGCTGGTCGCGCTGCTCGCCGCTGGGCGCACCGGCGCCGGCTTGGCCGCGGTGGCCGAAGCGGTGGCGGTCGAAGCACGCTGCGAAGCGGCATCCGGGGTGGAGTACACACAGGCCCCACGGCTGTCGTCCAGCGATGCTGTTGCCGAGGCCGCGAAGGGCATCGCCAGCAGGATCAGGCAATGGGCATAGTGGCGCATTGACGACATCCAGGTTAAGGGAGGGTGAGTTCCCGATTCTAGCCCGAACCCGGCCCTGGATTGGAAGCCCCGCCCCCGGCACCCCGCGGGCGCCGCTGGCGGCTTTCCCGCATAATTCCGTTCTGACCTTGTGGAAGCTGCCGTGGACGATCGCCAATTGCTGGCCAAACTCGCTGCCGGTCGCCTGTCCGGCGACGCCCTGGCCCGTGAGCTGGGCCAGACCCGGGCGGCCATTTGGAAGCGTATTCAAGGACTTAGAGCTGCCGGTGTGGACATCGAAGGCCGTGCAGGCGAGGGCTACGGACTGAGCCAGCCGCTGGAGCTGCTGGACCCGGCGGCCATCCGCGCGCACCTGCCCGACGATGCCGTGGCCCTGCTGCATGACCTGCAGGTGGCCTGGACGGTGGATTCCACCAATGCCGAATTGTTGCGGTGCAGCGCGCCGGAGCGCGGCGTTTGCGTCCTGCTGGCCGAGCGCCAGACCGGCGGCCGTGGCCGTCGTGGCCGCAGCTGGGCCTCGCCGCTGGCCGCCCACGTCTACCTGTCGGTACTGCGCCTGTTCTCCGGTGGCCTGGGCCGCCTGGCCGGCCTCAGCCTGGTGGCCGGCGTCGCCGTGGCCGAGGCGCTGGACGACCTCGGCTACACCCAGGCGCAGCTGAAGTGGCCCAACGACGTGCTGGTGGACGGCCGCAAGCTGGTCGGCCTGCTGGCCGAGGGCGGCGGCGAGTACGCCGGCCCGGCGCGCGCGGTCATCGGCATCGGCATCAACGTGCACATGCCGCCGGCCTTCGCCGAGCAGATCACCCAGCCCTGGGTGGACCTGGACACCCTGGCCGGCAGCCATGTCGACCGCAACGTGGTGGTGGCCGCCGTGCTGGCGCGCCTGCTGCCGGCGCTGGACGTGTTCGACCGCGAGGGCCTGGCCCCGTTCCTGCCGCGCTATGCCGCCTTCGACATGCTGGCCGGCCGCGAGGTGCGCGTGGAGCTGGAAGGCCAGTGGCAGCACGGCACCGCCCTGGGCCTGGCCGATGACGGCGCCCTGCGCGTACGCATCGATGGCCACGAGCGCCTGCTGCATGCCGGCGAAGTGAGCGTGAGGAAGGCATGAGCGATTGGTTGTTCGACCTCGGCAATTCGCGCTTCAAGTTCGCGCCGTTGCAGGGTGACCGTGCCGGTGATGTGCAGGCCTGGGCGCATGGCGCCGAAGGCATGGCCGCGCAGCCGCCGCACAGCCTGCCCACCGGCGGCACCGCCTTCGTGGCCAGCGTGGCCGCGCCGTCGCTGACCACCGCCATGCTGCAGCAGCTGCAGGCCCGCTTCGGCGATGTGCGCGTGGTGCGCACCAGTGCCGAATGCGCAGGCGTGCGCATTGCCTATGCCAAGCCGGAAAAATTCGGCGTCGATCGTTTCCTTGCACTGCTGGCCGCGGCTACCGCGCGGCGCCCGGTGCTGGTGGTAGGCGTGGGTACCGCGCTGACCATCGATCTGCTCGATGCCGACGGCCAGCATCACGGTGGCCGCATTTCCGCCTCGCCCACCACCATGCGCGAAGCACTGCATGCGCGCGCGGTGCAGCTGCCGGCCAGTGGCGGCGACTACAGCGAATTTGCCAACGACACCGCCGACGCGCTGGCCTCCGGCTGCGACGGTGCCGCCGTTGCCCTGGTGGAACGCAGTGCGCGCCAGGCGCAGGCGCTGCTGGGCGTGGCCCCCGCGCTGCTGGTACACGGCGGCGGCGCCCCGGCGTTGATGCCGTTGCTGGACGGCGCCGATTACCACCCGTCGCTGGTGCTGGACGGCCTCGCCCGCTGGGCGGTGCACCAGCCCGCAGGCTAGTATCGGCAGCATGCTGACCCGTGCCCTGATCGTCGTCCTGGCCATCCTCAACGTAGGCGTCGCCAGCTGGTGGCTGCTGCGCAGTGAACCCGCGCCGGCCACGCCGCCCCAGCCCGCCACCGGCGTGGCCGAGCTGCGCTGGCTGCCGGGCGGCACCGATGCCGCTGCCGTGGCGCAGACCGCCGCCACCGCCGCGCCGACCGAGGCACTGCAGGAGCGCGAGGCCGCCCCCAGCGCTGCCGTGGCCGCCACCGAGGCCCCCGCACCGGCAACCGCACCGCCCGCCGCCGCCCCGTCTGCGGAGGCCGCGCCTGCCGTGGCCGCAGCCGCAAAACCGGCCGAGCCCGTTGTGCAGAAGCCCGTAGTCGAGACGCCTGCCGTGGAGAAGCCTGCGGCGCCGCCGCGCTGCGTCGCCCTCGGGCCGTTCGCCGACCGTGCCGCGGCCGTCGCCGCACAAGGCCGTGCCGGCAAGCTGCTGGCCCCCGCGCGCCTGCGCGAACAGCCCGCCGCCAGCGGCAGCACCCGCTACCGCGTGCTGCTGCCGGCCGCTGCCAGCCGCGAAGACGCCCAGGCCATGGTCAAGCGCATCGTCGCTGCCGGCCTCAGCGACTACTACATCATCAGCCAGGGTGAAGAGAGCAACGCCATCGCCCTGGGCCAGTACCGCAACCGCGAAGGCGCCGAGCGCCGCATCGCCGCCGTGCAGGCGGCCGGTTTCCAGCCGCGCCTGGTGGCCAGTGGTGACGCTGGCCAGTGGTGGCTGGAAGGGCAGCTGGCCGCCGGCAGCGAACCGGCGCAGGCGCAGCAGCGCAGCGGTGCCGCGCAGCAGCGGTCGCTGGAATGCACGCGACTGCGCTAGAATCGCCCCACCGCGGCGCTGCCGCCGGTGAAGCACCCATGCCGCTTTAGCTCAGTTGGTAGAGCAACTGTCTTGTAAACAGTAGGTCATCCGTTCGATTCGGATAAGCGGCACCACATCTTCGCGCCTCACGACGCGCTGTTTGAGCCTTAACTCGCACCGTTGAGCCATTTTTCGGCCAGGCGAGGAGCCACAGCGGTTGCCGGACCCCGCAGGTAGGTAAACCCATAGGGAATCCTGTCCATCTCGAGCGAGACCAGCACTTTCTCGGCTCGGCCGCGCGCAGCCTTGACCAGCGAAGCCGCCGGCTGCACGGCAAGTGATGTGCCTATGACAAGAACCTTTGCTGCAGTGGACACGTGCCATCGCGCCTCATCCATGTGCCGCGTTTCCTCCCCGAACCAGACAATGTCAGGCCTGAGCTGAGTGCCGTCCTCGCACAGCTGGCCAAGCGAAATCGCAGCGTCCTCGATACGGTAGCGCTTCGGGCTATCCGACGTGCCGCGCGCATAGGCAAGTTGGCCATGCAGATGAATCACGTTGCTGGAACCAGCGCGTTCGTGAAGCTCATCGACGTTCTGGGTGATCACGACCACTTCAAAGGCCGATTCCAGGGAAGCGATCGCCGAGTGTGCGGCGTTTGGCAACGCGTTCCATGCCTTCAGGCGACGCTCGTTGTAAAAGGCCAGGACGGCTTCTGGACGAAGCCTCCAACCCTCGGGACTGGCTACCTCCTGCCACGAATAGTTGTTCCAGAGACCGTGCGAATCGCGGAATGTAGGCAAGCCGCTTTCCGCGCTCAGGCCGGAGCCAGAGAGAACAACAATTTTGTTTGGCACTACGTCAGGTTTCATGCGGGCGCTCGTCATCTGGCAGTCGGGTATCTGCACCCGGCTATGCAAAACATCCATAGCGCACCGCTGCCGACCAAAGCAAGCTGGATACTTGCCTGCCTGACCTTCAGGATGAAGACAGATCCCGATTGCCAAGCGCCTTGCTGCAGAAGTCCACGGTACGCAGCACACCACCTGCACCCTGATACTTGTCGTCTCCGCAGAACTGCTCTGTGAGGCGACGTCCCAGTCGGCCATTGAAGCTAACGTCCGAAGTATTCAGAAGCGCCTGAGCGCCGACATTGGCACCGCCGGCAACGGCTTCCACAAAAGGTTGGTCAACCGAGAGATGAAGGACGTTGCGGTCGAGCATCTCGCCGCCGGATTCCACTTCAATCCTGAGGATGAAGGTGATGCCGTGATCAGCCGGAATCAGCTTCTTCTTTGCCATCTTCTTGAGTATGGACGTAGCGTTGCTAGCGAATCCATGCAGGATGTCCGACTCGCGCCAACCGTTGCCCTTGAGCGTCATCACAAGTCGCGGTGGTGTGGCAGACGGTTGAGTATCGACTGCGACAACGTTCGGATGCATTTTCATTAAGAGCGCAGGATCTATCGGGTTCTCGTGCGACGACTCATCAGCTTCGAAAATTTTTGCCTCGCTGCCCTGAGGAGCTGTCGTGGGGGCACATCCTGCGAGGCCAGCCAACGCCAGAATCAAGAGTATCTCTTTCATTTCCAACTCCAATTTACAGTGGTCAGTTCAGTGTGTGGTGACACGCCAAATTAAATCCGAAGTCAGAAGTCCTGCCAGGGAACGACTGAACGCTGGCGAAGATGCCTAGCGGCGGATGCCATGCTCCATATCCCTTCGCAAGTGCCACGCCAGAAGTGCGCCCGTGGATTGATCGATGTCTACGGCATGCAGTGCGCCGACCAAGAAACTCCTCGACCTGAACGCCACCCGACAGCGGGGGTTCGCCAGCGCACTTCTCCTACCAACGGGAAGGAGAAGTGCGCATCCGCTTGCGTGGGCGGAGTGAACATCATCTTGCCGCTTCAGGCGCACTGGGGCCACGCGTCTAGATCCGCAGCTTCAATCCAGCCGACCTTTCCATATCGAGCGAGCGCCCTGCAGGCTAGGGCGAGCGCAAATATTCCTGCAGGTTTGACGATGTACCTCCGGCGGAAGCAATAACGCCTGCAGCCGCTCGGGCATGGGCAGATGCGTCACGCTGCGCGTGAATCAGTACGAAATTCCTTCGTGTAGATCTTCCGGAGTTCCGGCACACAGGTAGACAACGTCGTCCTCGCCGATGCGCATTGTGAGAAAACCGCCTTGCGGCGTTTTTTCGTCCTAAGCCTGTGAATCAACCCGGTGATGCGGCAAAGGAGGAGTCGTGCCGACACTGCATATCGGCGCGCTACGCAGCCGGCCAGTCATCAGCAACGCGCTGAAGGAGCTGGCAATACACATCCTCTCTCGCCCTCTTGAAAATGCAGCGTGTGTCCATTATATTGGACATGTGGCGAGGATCCAGACCACCTCCGAGTTCAATGACTGGTTCGGCAGCCTGCGTGACAAGCAAGGACGCCAGCGCATCTCCGTGCGCATCACCCGGCTGGCACAGGGAAATCCTGGGCAGCACCGTTCACTAGGCGGTGGCCTGCAGGAACTCAAGATCGATTTCGGGCCTGGCTACCGGGTCTACTTCACAGAGCGGGCGGGCATCACCTACATCCTGCTGTGCGGAGGCGACAAAGACAGCCAGTCCCGGGATATCGAGCGCGCTCGCGAACTGGCGAGCCGGCTCTGATTCCACACTCTTCCACACGCTGCATGCGACATCAGACAAGGCAGGCTGCCATGAAAAAAACATTGGAACTGCATGACTGGGACGCGGCTGAACACCTGCACGACAACCAGGACATCGTCCACTTCATTGAGGCCGCGCTCGAGGAGGCGCCCGACGATGCGGCATTCATTGCATCGGTGCTGGGTGTCGTGGCACGAGCGCGCAACATTGCTGATCTCGCGCGCACTACCGGCATCGCCCGCGAGACCTTGTACAAGATGCTGCGTGGTGAAGGAAATCCCACCATGGGCAATCTGAGCAAGCTGGCCAAGTCGCTGGGGTTTCGATTGAGCCTTGTGCCGATCGATGGCAACGGCAAGCCAGCAAAATCCAAACCGAAGCCTGCCCGCAAAGCAGGCAAGCCGGCGGCAAAGAACGTCGCCTGAGTTTGCAGGGCTCACCCAGCCCGCGACTGCAGCGCCACGTACTCGGCCAGGCCCCGGCAGGCCAGCATCAGTCCTTCGCGCGAGCCGTCGCCGATATCGTCTTTCTCCTCGCCATCCACGCGCACGCGTTCGGTGGCGTGGTAAAGCTCCAGCAGCGACACCAGGCCGGTGGCGGCGCGATCCCGGCGCGCGTTGGCGACGGCCTCGCCGGGTGTGCCGACCGGGCCATGCCATGGCTGTCCGTCGGCCGTATCGCCGGCCGCGATCTGCTGCAGGCAGCTGCGCAGGGTGATGGAGGAGGGCGCTTCGTTGGCGGCAGCGAAGGCGGCTTCCAGCGGTTGGGCCAGTTCGGGCGGCAGGCGGGTGATGGCGTCACCGAGCGTGGCGGCCAGATACGGGTGGCGGGATTTGGACATGCGGGCATCCTCAACGGGAACGGAGGTGCCACCGGCGAAGGTGGCAGGCGATGCGTGGCTTCCAAGACCGTATCGAAGAGCCGGCGGGCACGAAGCCCCCACGCACCGCCCGCCATAACGCCGCAGACGGATTGCCAGCCGGCGTCGTCCACAACCTGACGACGCCGACTGACAAGCGTAAACATCTTCGATACACGGGCTTGGAAGTCCCGGCTACCCGATGCAGGCAGCAATTCATCTTGGGCACGCCAAGTCGTGACGCACCAATCAATTGTTCTGATGAATTCGCCGTTCCCGAAAGAAAGAATGAATTATCGCGATTGGCTTGTTTCGCTCGTCTTCTAGGCAGAAACGACAATTCGCGCGGGCGTGATCGCAATGCGCTGGCGCAAGCGACTACACCACCACTCTGAAGGCCAATCGGTACCTGCACTGCAAAGCAGCCTTAACCGCCGTGCCGTACCTCGCACACAATCCGCGCAGCACCAAGCACGCCTCAGCGCTGCCCGCTATCGCCCGGCACCAGATGTCGCCACGGGAACACGTTCCGCGCGAAATGGCTGACGTAACCGCCCATGCCCGCCTGGATGGCCATGAACTGCAGGCCCGGCCGCATCGCCTGCAGTGCCTGCAACTGCGCCGGCGACAGCGCGCTGTTACGCAGACGGAAGCTGTGCACCGGTGCGAACGCGTCACTGGCGAACAGACGCTCGTAGGCGGCGAACGGCGTCACCGCATCGGATTCGCGCTCATCGGCCCAGGTGCACTGCAGTTCGGTGGACTCGCTGAAATCCAGCAGGCCCAGTGCGGGCAGATTGCGCGATGCAGCCAGGTGTTCGATGAAGCGCTGGGTATCACTGCCCGGGCCGATCTGCAGGATGTTCAGATGCGGCAGCGGCACATCGAAGAAGGTGGCATCGGGGGCGTTGGGCACCACCAGTTCGGTCAGATACGTCGTACGGCCGGCGAAGCGGGCGATCTCGCCAGCCTCTTTCCTGATCGGGCCCGCGCGCTGGATCAGCGAGGCATTGTGGTGCTCCGGTGCGGTGGGCGTGACCACCAGTGAACGCAGGCGCGGGAACTGCACGTTGCTGTCCAGCAGGGCAGTGAACTCCCATTCGCGGCTGCCATTCGCGCCTTCATCCCCACCGGTGAAGCGCAGCGACATGACTGCCGCGGCCACGCACGGATCGGACAGGCAGGCCAGCGTCCATTCGAACGGCGCGTCCCACGGGTCGCCGAAAAACTCCACGTGCAGGCCGCCGTACAACGGGGCCACGGTCAGGCGTGTCTGCAGTGCCGACCACAGCGGCCCGGCGGGGTCGGCGATGTCCAGGTCGTACTCGCAGGCCGTCTCCAGGCTGAAGGCGTGGATGCGTTGCTGCAGTTCCAGCAGCGACTGCTGGGCACGTTCGAAGTCAGGTGCGGCCATGGCAGGTAATCGATCATCCGTGGGTGAGCCGGGATGATAGCCCCGGTCCTGCAGGTTCGGCAGCGCCGTCCCCGTCTTCATGACGCTCCTCACGAACCGCCCTCCCGGTCCCGTCGCATACTGTCGCTATCAGCCCGTCCGGGCCACTTCGGGAATCGATCATGCGCCGCCACGCTGTTTCCCTTGCCGCTGCACTGCTGTGCTCCGCCTTCGCGGCCCCGGCCATGGCCGCCGTGCCCTTCTTCAACGCCAGCTGCCCCGGTGGCCTGGATGTGCACGCCGACGAGGGCGGCCCGGTGTACGTGCAGGGGCGCGAGGCGGCGCTGAAGCGCTTCAACGACCGCTATTTCGAAGCGCGCGACGCGCAGAGCGGGGTGACGCTGTCGATCACCACCGGTGACGACGGTGCGCCGCAGATCAGCTACACCGGCCGGGGCGGCGCCAATGGCATCTGCCAGGTCAGCGGCGGCGGCGGCGCGCCCGTGGCAGGCGAGCGGCATGACCACCGCCGCCACGATGACAGTGACGACGAAGGTGCGGCGCTGCCGCGCGAAGTCACCTGCGAGTCCACCGACCAGCGCCAGGTGTTGTGCGAGATGGACACGCGCGGCAACGTGGAAGTCGCCCGCCAGATCAGCCACACCCGCTGCGAGCAGGGCCAGAACTGGGGCCTGTCGCGGCATTCGGTGTGGGTGAACGGCGGCTGCCGCGCGGTGTTCCGCAATACCTCGCGCGCTGCGTACGCGGCGCCCAGCGGCGGCACTGCGCTGGGGTCGTGCAACACGCGCAAGGGCGCACACGGCACGCTGGTGACCCAGGTACCGGTGGGCAGCGACTACCAGGAACTGATCATCGATTACCCCGATGGACGGTTCCTGTGCATGCTGCGCAACAACGGTGAAGTGCAGAGTGTGACCCCGGTGCGCCGCCGCTGAGTGCCAGACTGCCCCGGCGCGGTGTGCCGGGGTCTGTGGCCGGTGGTGGCCGGCGCTATTGTCCTGTTACACACTGCGGCGGCGCGGGAATGTCACTGCTGTTCTACGGGATCGCTACCCTTTTTGTAGGTATACCCGGTGACGCTCCACCCGCCGCCATGACCGGACGATGGTGCGACCCACGTAAATTCCCAGGACTGTACAGAGCCATCAGGGAGTATGTTTTCTACTCTATAGATCTCACCCGGAACGCCCTCGGTGGGCAGCTTCCCCGGGATCGAGTCATTGTAGCTTGCAGATGCCCGACCTACTGATATCACACTGTGCTCGACGTGCACCGTGCCATAGCCCAGCGGTGCGAATGCAGGGCGGACATTCTGAGTGACCCACTCAAGGACGTGCCGTGCGTCAGTGCTCTGCTTGGAAAACTCTTCGGAAACGACGGTATGGGTGATGCGCGGCGAGGCTGCCGTTGCAACGGTGGGGACAATCGTCGCGAGGGCAATTGTCAGCGCTACGAGCCCATTGATCCTGCACTTCATCAGCATTGCTTCTCCGGTTCTGCATGAAAGAAAGGTGCACCGATAATCAAGGTGCCAATGCAGAGTTGCGTCGCGAAAGATAATGAACAAGAGGCGATCGCGACTCACATGTGACGTCGGTAAATAAAGTCCGGAGCTCCGCATGGCCCAGAGTGGGTTTATCTGACCCCAGATTCCCTTTGGGCTGGCAGATCATCCGATTCCCTGCTGCACCGCCGCGAGTGGTGTCACATCCCTCTGGCTAGACTGTGCTTCTTTTTCGTCTGCAGGAGGCACCCATGGCCCACCCCATTTCCGTCACCCTGATCGGCGTGCCCACCGACGTGGGCGCGGGCCATCGTGGTGCGCGGCTTGGCCCGGAAGCCCTGCGCGTGGCCGGCCTGCCGGAGGCGCTGGAGGCGCGCGGCGTGGACGTGCGCGACCTGGGCAACCTGGATGGCCCGCGCAACCCCTGGACCTCGCCAGTGCAGGGCTACCGCCACCTGGACGAGGTGGTGGCCTGGAACCGCGCCCTGATGGACGCCAGCTACGCTGAACTGCAGGCCGGGCGCATGCCGATCATGCTGGGCGGCGACCATTGCCTGGGCATCGGCTCGATCACCGCCGTCGCCCGCTGGTGCCGCGAACAGGGCAAGACCCTGCGCGTGCTGTGGCTGGATGCGCATT
This genomic stretch from Stenotrophomonas sp. SAU14A_NAIMI4_5 harbors:
- the birA gene encoding bifunctional biotin--[acetyl-CoA-carboxylase] ligase/biotin operon repressor BirA: MDDRQLLAKLAAGRLSGDALARELGQTRAAIWKRIQGLRAAGVDIEGRAGEGYGLSQPLELLDPAAIRAHLPDDAVALLHDLQVAWTVDSTNAELLRCSAPERGVCVLLAERQTGGRGRRGRSWASPLAAHVYLSVLRLFSGGLGRLAGLSLVAGVAVAEALDDLGYTQAQLKWPNDVLVDGRKLVGLLAEGGGEYAGPARAVIGIGINVHMPPAFAEQITQPWVDLDTLAGSHVDRNVVVAAVLARLLPALDVFDREGLAPFLPRYAAFDMLAGREVRVELEGQWQHGTALGLADDGALRVRIDGHERLLHAGEVSVRKA
- a CDS encoding response regulator transcription factor: MRILLVEDEAPLRETLAARLKREGFAVDAAQDGEEGLYMGREVPFDVGIIDLGLPKMSGMELIKALRDEGKKFPVLILTARSSWQDKVEGLKQGADDYLVKPFHVEELLARVNALLRRAAGWSKPTLECGPVALDLAAQTVSVTGSNVDLTSYEYKVLEYLMMHAGELVSKADLTEHIYQQDFDRDSNVLEVFIGRLRKKLDPDGELKPIETVRGRGYRFAIPRNEG
- a CDS encoding sensor histidine kinase, coding for MSGRLWFFRRWRPRSLQARQLFAASVGLVAFLALAGYALDAAFADTAKANLRERLKNYATAYAAGIDFTRDRSLYIREQPPDPRFDVPGSGLYLQVVMPDGKGNSMSAEGPMLPTVGGGLLAPRQEVFEGPLPMIQIDGSQGSVYRYGLGLVWDADADPATEFPYTIYVMEDSRALGAQLRVFRSRVWFYLGGIGLILLLLQTVILQWSLRPLRRVITELTKVQRGETERMSERHPRELEPLTDSINAFIESERENLERQRNTLADLAHSLKTPIAVLRTQMDSGAGDGALREELDVQLQRMNNLVSYQLARAASSGHKLFSAPLPVESNAEEIVRGLEKVYASKGVLCEFDIDPAARFHGEPGDLQELLGNLLENAFKWAKRRVLLTAQPLPAPNARRAGLLLAVDDDGPGIAPEDIGKVLQRGVRGDERVQGHGIGLSIVQDLIKDYRGELLVARSSELGGARFEVRLPPGP
- a CDS encoding M90 family metallopeptidase — protein: MAQLPAGYVPLIKSLLQWLRPAPRPIEDAVWNEACGRAAWLRGLDDARRARLRVLATRFLHEKTITPIGDLQLQVADGVLLAALCCLPLLEFGKVGLEGWSQLIVYPDAFRVHRSHMDAAGVLHEWDDELIGESWDSGPLILSWADVQADLAEPHEGYCVAVHEMVHKLDALDGAMDGTPPLPRAWQREWAAAFQQSYDAFCAQVDAGEETLIDPYAAEAPEEFFAVASEYHFSAPDVLAQALPEVAAHLRRFYGEPPAMVG
- a CDS encoding SPOR domain-containing protein, whose amino-acid sequence is MLTRALIVVLAILNVGVASWWLLRSEPAPATPPQPATGVAELRWLPGGTDAAAVAQTAATAAPTEALQEREAAPSAAVAATEAPAPATAPPAAAPSAEAAPAVAAAAKPAEPVVQKPVVETPAVEKPAAPPRCVALGPFADRAAAVAAQGRAGKLLAPARLREQPAASGSTRYRVLLPAAASREDAQAMVKRIVAAGLSDYYIISQGEESNAIALGQYRNREGAERRIAAVQAAGFQPRLVASGDAGQWWLEGQLAAGSEPAQAQQRSGAAQQRSLECTRLR
- a CDS encoding type III pantothenate kinase, which encodes MSDWLFDLGNSRFKFAPLQGDRAGDVQAWAHGAEGMAAQPPHSLPTGGTAFVASVAAPSLTTAMLQQLQARFGDVRVVRTSAECAGVRIAYAKPEKFGVDRFLALLAAATARRPVLVVGVGTALTIDLLDADGQHHGGRISASPTTMREALHARAVQLPASGGDYSEFANDTADALASGCDGAAVALVERSARQAQALLGVAPALLVHGGGAPALMPLLDGADYHPSLVLDGLARWAVHQPAG